In the genome of Apodemus sylvaticus chromosome 2, mApoSyl1.1, whole genome shotgun sequence, one region contains:
- the LOC127677263 gene encoding collagen alpha-1(VIII) chain-like — protein MAAWSSPSPRIGPGPSEKEEWWPGPPRHPESARAPARRRNGGLVLPVTQNRPGPQGEAGMAAWSSPSPRIGPGPSEKQEWGPGPPRHPESARAPARSRNGGLVLPVTRSGQGPSEKREWGPGPPRHPKRPGPQREGGMGAWSSPSPEAARAPARRGNGALGLPVTPKRPGPQREGGMGPWAYQSPRSGPGPSKKGEWGPGPTSHPEAQEEGMGARAYPSPRSGPGPSKKGEWGPGPTRHPEAARAPARRGNGGPGLPVTPKRPGPQQEGGMEARAYPSPRSGPGPSKKGEWRPGPTRHPKRPLPQEGGMEARAYPSPEAALAPRRGNGGPGLPVTRSGPCPKKAEYGSGPNPDPDPEKSGQSRRDMDLCPDL, from the exons atggcgGCCTGGTCCTCCCCGTCACCCAGaatcggcccgggccccagcgagaaggaggaatggtgGCCTGGTCCTCCCCGTCACCCAGaatcggcccgggccccagcgagaaggaggaatggcgGCCTGGTCCTCCCCGTCACCCAGAATCGGCCTGGGCCCCAGGGAGAAGCAGGAATGGCGGCCTGGTCCTCCCCGTCACCCAGaatcggcccgggccccagcgagaagcaggaatgggggcctggTCCTCCCCGTCACCCAGaatcggcccgggccccagcgagaagcaggaatgggggcctggTCCTCCCCGTCACCCGAAGCGGCCAGGGCCCCAGCGAGAAGCGGGAATGGGGGCCTGGTCCTCCCCGTCACCCGAAGCGGCcagggccccagcgagaaggggGAATGGGGGCCTGGTCCTCCCCGTcacccgaagcggcccgggccccagcgagaaggggGAATGGGGCCCTGGGCCTACcagtcaccccgaagcggcccgggccccagcgagaaggggGAATGGGGCCCTGGGCCTACcagtcaccccgaagcggcccgggccccagcaagaagggGGAATGGGGCCCTGGGCCTACcagtcaccccgaagcg caagaagaggGAATGGGGGCCCGGGCctacccgtcaccccgaagcggcccgggccccagcaagaagggGGAATGGGGGCCCGGGCctacccgtcaccccgaagcggcccgggccccagcaagaagggGGAATGGAGGCCCGGGCctacccgtcaccccgaagcggcctgggccccagcaagaagggGGAATGGAGGCCCGGGCctacccgtcaccccgaagcggcccgggccccagcaagaagggGGAATGGAGGCCCGGGCCTACCCGTCACCCGAAGCGGCCCTTGCCCCAAGAAGGGGGAATGGAGGCCCGGGCCTACCCGTCACCCGAAGCGGCCCTTGCCCCAAGAAGGGGGAATGGAGGCCCGGGCCTACCCGTCACCCGAAGCGGCCCTTGCCCCAAGAAGGCGGAATATGGGTCTGGGCcgaaccctgaccctgaccctgaaaAGTCAGGTCAAAGTAGAAGGGATATGGACCTTTGCCCTGACCTCTAA